The following are from one region of the Halarcobacter sp. genome:
- a CDS encoding cytochrome c — MDIIGQFPLFYFPEYGSAWMMGVTGTIHILASHTSVGAAMLFAFLAFKAYKENRSDLYPYMKKYGMFLLIFSYVIGSITGPGIWYTATAASPRGISALIHNFVWVWATEWVFFVYEVIGVFVLVYFIDRIDRKSHLKLTYTFALASVGTLALIIGIISFMMWPGTNAYYETGSASDAFFGINTFPHMFLRIGFMIMMSGVIGLVISSAMKKENPEVSAELTKKMGLVSLGGGFITMFFFMWYMGTLPDNAHAVFQVSKDSVIQNRIILSILFSVYFLVAIFKPKIINTPLASIMIAVVLIAGLWPGEKLRESMRKPYVAGQYIYSNQIISRDVPGKNIKSELPIIAQNGLLKVNPFIPENLREITDENKLQVGELLTKMSCSNCHSLEKTGVFRPLKDRLTGMDKEGVKAILYAIGDGGFPYMPKLKLPDEEYDAIAEYIASLNY; from the coding sequence ATGGACATAATAGGGCAATTTCCATTGTTTTATTTTCCTGAGTACGGAAGTGCTTGGATGATGGGTGTTACAGGTACAATACATATACTTGCTTCACACACTTCTGTTGGAGCTGCGATGCTTTTTGCATTTTTAGCTTTTAAAGCATATAAAGAAAATAGATCAGATTTGTATCCGTATATGAAAAAATACGGAATGTTTCTTCTAATTTTCTCTTATGTAATTGGTTCAATAACTGGACCTGGAATCTGGTATACAGCAACTGCTGCAAGCCCAAGAGGGATTAGTGCACTTATACATAACTTTGTTTGGGTTTGGGCTACAGAATGGGTATTTTTTGTATATGAAGTAATAGGTGTATTTGTTTTAGTCTATTTTATAGATAGAATTGATAGAAAATCCCATTTAAAACTAACATATACTTTTGCATTAGCTTCAGTTGGTACTTTAGCATTAATTATTGGTATTATAAGTTTTATGATGTGGCCTGGGACTAATGCTTATTATGAAACTGGAAGTGCTAGTGATGCCTTTTTCGGGATTAATACCTTTCCACATATGTTCTTAAGAATCGGTTTTATGATAATGATGTCAGGGGTAATTGGTTTAGTTATATCTAGTGCCATGAAAAAAGAGAATCCTGAAGTTTCAGCTGAACTTACTAAAAAAATGGGACTTGTGAGTCTTGGTGGTGGTTTTATTACCATGTTTTTCTTTATGTGGTATATGGGTACACTTCCTGATAATGCCCATGCAGTTTTCCAAGTAAGTAAAGATTCTGTTATTCAAAATAGAATTATACTTTCAATTCTTTTTTCAGTTTATTTCTTAGTTGCAATTTTTAAACCAAAAATTATAAATACACCACTTGCATCAATTATGATTGCAGTTGTTTTAATAGCTGGATTATGGCCAGGGGAAAAACTTAGAGAATCTATGAGAAAACCTTATGTTGCAGGGCAATATATATATTCAAATCAAATTATTAGTAGAGATGTACCTGGCAAAAATATAAAAAGTGAACTTCCAATTATTGCCCAAAATGGTTTATTAAAAGTAAACCCTTTTATACCTGAAAATCTAAGAGAGATTACAGATGAAAATAAACTTCAGGTTGGAGAATTACTTACAAAGATGTCATGCTCAAATTGTCACTCTTTGGAAAAAACAGGTGTATTTAGACCCTTAAAAGATAGATTAACAGGTATGGATAAAGAGGGTGTAAAAGCTATACTTTATGCAATAGGTGACGGAGGCTTTCCTTATATGCCAAAACTTAAGCTTCCAGATGAAGAATATGATGCAATTGCTGAATATATTGCATCTTTGAACTATTAA
- the glyS gene encoding glycine--tRNA ligase subunit beta: protein MNKPLLIEIGVEELPAIPFLKELPNIEKKWAEILEKNRLLCEFEFFYTPRRLVLWHREFQIKQEDSVQEMFGAPVKIAFKDGEPTGAAIGFAKKCGVSVDELEKIDQGRGEVLYFKKEVIGTQSNLLLNEMINEFINSLNFGKSMRWANRSDSFIRPIRNLAILLGEDKVDAELFGVKSSNNSYPHRMVSYEPFTFDFAGDYFCKLDKNGVILYPDERRKAILSQMKEIEDTNNIKIEIDEDLLEEVVAITEFPTALIGTFDEEFLELPEEVIVTSMKEHQRYFAVYKDGKLSNNFIVVSNSKTDDFSQIIAGNEKVLRPRLADAMFFWKNDIKNGLSNEGLKKLVFVEGLGSMYDKCEREAVIANYLADIFNIKEKDLIKRAVMLSKADLMSEMVYEFTELQGLMGYYYASIAKEDTLVCTALKEQYLPDGEDSDLPSNVFSAIIALSYKLDNLLGLFSVGKIPSGSKDPFGLRRAAAGIVKIAIEHKLPINLENIIDSLSNNYEGLKKEQILEFFNERLFKIFDVNPSVLKAVLGSKEGDIYKISQKLCALNPIVLSDNFKEYTATFKRVANIIKDIDVEQELIIDNNLLEDKEEKELVDNFNDVISKNYSTYDEELEALFALKPSLDAFFDNVFVNHDNVLIKTNRKNIIGKVYQAFKKIADIKEITI from the coding sequence ATGAATAAACCACTATTAATAGAGATTGGTGTTGAAGAACTACCAGCTATACCATTTTTAAAAGAACTTCCAAATATTGAAAAAAAATGGGCTGAAATATTAGAAAAAAATAGATTATTGTGTGAATTTGAATTTTTTTATACACCAAGAAGATTAGTATTATGGCATAGAGAGTTCCAAATTAAACAAGAAGATTCTGTACAAGAGATGTTTGGTGCGCCTGTTAAAATAGCTTTTAAAGATGGTGAACCAACTGGAGCTGCAATTGGTTTTGCTAAAAAATGTGGTGTTAGTGTTGATGAACTTGAAAAAATTGACCAAGGAAGAGGGGAAGTTTTATATTTTAAAAAAGAAGTTATTGGAACACAATCTAATCTTTTATTAAATGAAATGATTAATGAGTTTATTAACTCACTAAACTTTGGTAAATCAATGAGATGGGCAAACAGAAGTGATAGTTTTATTAGACCTATTAGAAATCTTGCAATTTTATTAGGAGAAGATAAAGTTGACGCAGAACTTTTTGGAGTAAAGTCATCAAATAATTCTTATCCTCATAGAATGGTTTCTTACGAACCATTTACTTTTGATTTTGCAGGAGACTATTTTTGCAAATTAGATAAAAACGGTGTAATCCTTTATCCAGATGAAAGAAGAAAAGCTATTCTTTCTCAAATGAAAGAGATAGAAGATACAAATAATATTAAAATTGAGATTGATGAAGACTTATTAGAAGAAGTAGTTGCTATTACAGAGTTTCCTACTGCACTAATTGGAACTTTTGATGAAGAGTTCTTAGAATTACCAGAAGAGGTAATTGTAACATCAATGAAAGAACATCAAAGATATTTTGCAGTATATAAAGATGGAAAATTATCTAATAACTTTATTGTTGTATCTAATTCAAAAACTGATGATTTCTCACAAATTATTGCTGGTAATGAAAAAGTATTAAGACCTAGACTTGCAGATGCAATGTTTTTCTGGAAAAATGATATAAAAAATGGTTTATCAAATGAAGGACTAAAAAAACTTGTATTTGTTGAAGGTTTAGGTTCAATGTATGATAAATGTGAAAGGGAAGCTGTTATTGCTAACTATTTAGCAGATATCTTTAATATAAAAGAAAAAGATCTTATTAAAAGAGCTGTAATGTTAAGTAAAGCAGACTTGATGTCTGAAATGGTTTATGAATTTACAGAACTTCAAGGACTTATGGGATATTACTATGCAAGTATTGCAAAAGAGGATACTTTAGTTTGTACTGCACTTAAAGAACAATATCTTCCTGATGGTGAAGATTCTGATTTACCATCTAATGTTTTCTCAGCAATTATAGCTTTATCATATAAACTTGATAATCTATTAGGATTATTTAGTGTAGGTAAAATTCCTAGTGGTTCAAAAGACCCATTTGGACTAAGACGTGCTGCAGCAGGTATTGTTAAAATAGCGATTGAACATAAATTACCTATAAATCTTGAAAACATTATTGATTCATTATCTAATAATTATGAGGGTCTAAAAAAAGAACAAATTCTTGAATTCTTTAATGAAAGATTATTTAAAATCTTTGATGTAAACCCATCTGTATTAAAAGCAGTATTAGGAAGTAAAGAGGGTGATATATATAAAATATCTCAAAAACTTTGTGCTTTAAACCCTATTGTTCTTAGTGATAACTTTAAAGAATATACTGCAACGTTTAAAAGAGTTGCGAATATTATAAAAGATATTGATGTAGAACAGGAATTAATTATTGATAATAATCTATTAGAAGATAAAGAGGAAAAAGAGCTTGTAGATAATTTCAATGATGTTATCTCAAAAAATTATTCAACTTATGATGAAGAGTTGGAAGCATTATTTGCTTTAAAACCAAGTCTTGATGCATTTTTTGATAATGTCTTTGTAAATCATGATAATGTTTTAATTAAAACTAATAGAAAGAATATTATAGGTAAAGTATACCAAGCATTTAAAAAAATTGCTGATATAAAAGAGATTACAATATAA
- the pckA gene encoding phosphoenolpyruvate carboxykinase (ATP), protein MSEIKDTLGLENVGTVYRNLDVDTLIQHAVENEGAKVSSTGALMIDTGIFTGRSPRDKFFVNQDPSNKYIAWGDINFKVSKDVYEALEVISKKQLSNKDLYVTDVYCGSSLDSRKSVRFITEVAWQAHFIQNMFIVPPKEELENFEPEFTIYNSCKTMDMAYASHGLNSEVFVVFNVEENTALIGGTWYAGEMKKGVFSMMNYWLPLEGKLSMHCSANIGKDGDTALFFGLSGTGKTTLSTDPNRALIGDDEHGWDDEGVFNFEGGCYAKVINLDAESEPDIYNAIKKGAILENVVADENGVVDYTDGSKTENTRVSYPINHIPNHKKDMRGGHPQNIIFLCADAFGVLPPVAKLDKRQAMYYFLSGYTAKVAGTERGITEPVATFSSCFGEAFLPLNPTVYAELLGEKIDKHNVNVYLVNTGWTGGPYGIGSRMSIKNTRACINGILDGSINNSEFETLPIFNLEIPKTLNGVETKVLNPRNTWEDKESYDETAIKLAGMYIENYSKKYLTLESDYDFTAAGPKI, encoded by the coding sequence ATGTCAGAAATCAAAGATACACTTGGACTAGAAAACGTAGGAACAGTGTATAGAAATCTTGATGTTGATACATTAATTCAACATGCTGTTGAGAATGAAGGGGCTAAGGTCTCTTCAACTGGTGCTTTAATGATAGATACTGGTATATTTACTGGTAGAAGTCCAAGAGATAAATTTTTTGTTAATCAAGATCCATCAAACAAATATATTGCTTGGGGTGATATAAATTTTAAAGTATCAAAAGATGTTTATGAAGCTTTGGAAGTAATTTCTAAAAAACAATTAAGTAACAAAGATTTATATGTTACTGATGTATATTGTGGTTCTTCTTTAGATAGTAGAAAGTCTGTTAGATTTATTACTGAAGTAGCTTGGCAAGCACACTTTATTCAAAATATGTTTATTGTTCCTCCAAAAGAGGAATTAGAAAATTTTGAGCCTGAATTTACAATTTATAATTCATGCAAAACTATGGATATGGCATATGCTAGTCATGGTTTAAATTCTGAAGTTTTTGTAGTATTTAATGTAGAAGAAAATACTGCACTTATTGGTGGGACTTGGTATGCTGGAGAGATGAAAAAAGGTGTTTTCTCTATGATGAATTACTGGTTACCATTAGAGGGTAAACTATCAATGCACTGCTCAGCTAATATTGGTAAAGATGGTGATACTGCCCTATTCTTTGGATTAAGTGGTACAGGGAAAACTACTTTATCTACTGATCCAAATAGAGCTTTAATTGGTGATGATGAGCATGGATGGGATGATGAAGGTGTATTTAACTTCGAAGGTGGTTGTTACGCAAAAGTTATCAATCTTGATGCAGAGTCTGAGCCAGATATTTATAATGCTATTAAAAAAGGTGCAATATTAGAAAATGTTGTTGCTGATGAAAATGGTGTTGTAGATTATACTGATGGTTCAAAAACAGAAAATACAAGAGTTTCATATCCAATTAATCATATTCCAAATCATAAAAAAGATATGAGAGGTGGACATCCTCAAAATATTATTTTCTTATGTGCAGATGCATTTGGTGTATTACCTCCTGTAGCAAAACTTGACAAAAGACAAGCTATGTATTATTTCTTAAGTGGATATACTGCAAAAGTTGCAGGAACTGAAAGGGGAATTACAGAGCCTGTAGCTACGTTTAGTTCTTGTTTTGGTGAAGCTTTCTTACCTCTTAACCCAACTGTTTATGCTGAACTTCTTGGAGAAAAAATAGATAAACACAATGTAAATGTTTATTTAGTAAATACTGGATGGACTGGTGGTCCTTATGGTATTGGTTCAAGAATGAGTATTAAAAATACAAGAGCTTGTATTAATGGAATTTTAGATGGTTCTATTAATAATTCAGAATTTGAGACATTACCTATTTTTAATTTAGAAATTCCAAAAACATTGAATGGAGTTGAAACAAAAGTTTTAAATCCAAGAAATACTTGGGAAGATAAAGAGTCTTATGATGAAACTGCAATAAAACTTGCTGGTATGTATATTGAAAACTATTCTAAAAAATATTTAACTTTAGAAAGTGATTATGACTTTACAGCCGCAGGTCCTAAAATCTAA
- a CDS encoding bifunctional 3,4-dihydroxy-2-butanone 4-phosphate synthase/GTP cyclohydrolase II, translating into MNAIQRVKEAIEEIQKGNMVIMLDDEDRENEGDLVYAAPLSSPEKVNFMATHAKGLICVSVTKETANRLELNPMVASNTSSYETAFTVSVDAADAATGISAGERDDTIKILANPISQAEKLVRPGHIFPLIAKDGGVLVRTGHTEGSVDLCKLAGLNGEAVICEIMKEDGTMARRDDLDIFADKHGLKQIYISDLVEYRLSHEKLVEEVSSVETKFFNTDVIKKEFKDHIGQIHTAIQFGDLKDLTHVKFHTIIPDIELFLNDEKLHSMLKTINFLQAKNGLLVFLNDDTAHKESQKDYGIGAQILNCLDVKKIKLMTSGGKHSFVGLNGFGLEIVEEIQIEC; encoded by the coding sequence ATGAATGCAATACAAAGAGTAAAAGAAGCAATTGAAGAGATTCAAAAAGGTAATATGGTTATTATGCTTGACGATGAAGATAGGGAAAATGAAGGTGATTTAGTTTATGCTGCACCTTTAAGTTCTCCTGAAAAAGTTAACTTTATGGCTACACATGCAAAAGGATTAATTTGTGTATCTGTTACAAAAGAAACTGCAAACAGATTAGAATTAAACCCTATGGTAGCATCTAATACATCATCTTATGAAACAGCATTTACTGTATCAGTAGATGCAGCAGATGCTGCAACAGGGATTAGTGCAGGGGAGAGAGATGATACAATTAAGATATTAGCTAATCCTATCTCACAAGCAGAAAAACTTGTAAGACCTGGTCATATATTTCCACTTATAGCAAAAGATGGTGGAGTTTTAGTTAGAACAGGTCATACAGAAGGTTCTGTAGATTTATGTAAGCTTGCAGGTCTTAATGGTGAAGCCGTTATCTGTGAGATCATGAAAGAAGATGGAACAATGGCAAGACGTGATGATTTAGATATATTTGCTGATAAACATGGTTTAAAACAAATTTATATCTCTGATTTAGTTGAATATAGATTATCTCATGAAAAACTTGTAGAAGAGGTATCTTCTGTTGAAACAAAGTTTTTTAATACAGATGTGATAAAAAAAGAGTTTAAAGATCATATAGGACAAATTCATACAGCTATTCAATTTGGAGACTTAAAAGATTTAACTCATGTTAAGTTTCACACAATTATACCTGATATTGAACTTTTCCTAAATGATGAGAAACTACATTCTATGCTTAAAACAATTAATTTTTTACAAGCAAAAAATGGATTATTAGTTTTTTTAAATGATGATACAGCACACAAAGAATCACAAAAAGATTATGGAATAGGGGCACAAATACTAAATTGCCTTGATGTAAAGAAAATCAAACTAATGACTAGTGGAGGAAAACACTCTTTTGTTGGTCTAAATGGTTTTGGTTTAGAGATTGTAGAAGAGATTCAAATAGAGTGTTAA
- the hemB gene encoding porphobilinogen synthase: protein MFKRFRRLRINETLRNLVQETTLTKNDFIYPLFVKEGENIKIEVESMPGVFQMSIDEILKECEYIRTIGLKSIILFGIPDVKDSVGSECLCEESIIARTIKAIKAKFPDMFIVTDLCFCEYTDHGHCGILDPKTQTVDNDKTLEISAQQAIVHARAGADMIAPSGMMDGIIETLRTALDTNGFKDLPIMAYSTKFASAYYGPFRDVAESTPSFGDRRTYQMDPSNRLEALEESLEDERQGADILMVKPALAFMDVIRDLRNNTNLPVCAYNVSGEYAMIKHAGAAGLIDYERVMMETLIGFKRAGADLIITYHAKEACELLDKK from the coding sequence ATGTTTAAAAGATTTAGAAGATTAAGAATTAATGAGACTCTAAGAAATTTGGTACAAGAAACAACATTAACAAAAAATGATTTTATATATCCTCTATTTGTAAAAGAGGGAGAAAATATTAAGATTGAAGTAGAATCTATGCCAGGTGTATTTCAAATGAGTATTGATGAGATATTAAAAGAGTGTGAATATATTAGAACTATTGGATTAAAATCTATTATTTTATTTGGTATTCCTGATGTAAAAGATTCAGTTGGTAGTGAATGTTTATGTGAAGAGAGTATTATAGCTAGAACAATAAAAGCCATAAAAGCAAAATTTCCAGATATGTTTATTGTTACTGATTTATGTTTTTGTGAATATACTGATCATGGTCATTGTGGAATATTAGATCCAAAAACTCAAACTGTTGATAATGACAAAACTTTAGAAATATCAGCTCAACAAGCAATAGTTCACGCACGTGCTGGTGCAGATATGATTGCTCCTAGTGGAATGATGGACGGTATTATAGAAACACTAAGAACTGCATTAGATACAAATGGTTTTAAAGATCTGCCAATAATGGCATATTCAACTAAATTTGCAAGTGCTTATTATGGACCTTTTAGAGATGTAGCTGAATCTACACCATCATTTGGTGATAGAAGAACTTATCAAATGGATCCTTCAAATAGATTAGAAGCATTAGAAGAGTCATTAGAAGATGAAAGACAAGGTGCAGATATACTTATGGTTAAACCTGCATTAGCATTTATGGATGTAATTAGAGATTTAAGAAATAATACAAACCTTCCAGTTTGTGCATATAATGTAAGTGGTGAATATGCAATGATTAAACATGCAGGTGCAGCTGGACTTATAGATTATGAAAGAGTTATGATGGAAACATTAATTGGATTTAAAAGAGCTGGGGCTGATTTAATAATTACATATCATGCAAAAGAGGCTTGTGAATTATTAGATAAAAAGTAG
- a CDS encoding PP0621 family protein, which produces MIFKILAVAVVLFLVYLVFFKKNREVNVKGKEEKIEDEMVECPTCGTFVSKKEGILSNGHYFCSKECLQNK; this is translated from the coding sequence ATGATTTTTAAAATACTTGCAGTTGCAGTAGTTTTATTTCTTGTATATTTAGTTTTTTTTAAAAAGAACAGAGAAGTAAATGTAAAAGGAAAAGAAGAAAAAATTGAAGATGAAATGGTAGAGTGTCCTACTTGTGGAACTTTTGTTTCTAAAAAAGAAGGCATTTTAAGCAATGGACACTATTTTTGTTCAAAAGAGTGTCTTCAAAATAAATAG
- the ribA gene encoding GTP cyclohydrolase II — protein sequence MNIEKSNIANLPTKYGKFKIRAYKQNNQEHLAIMSQNFEELEAPFVRVHSECLTGDTLGSLKCDCQNQLDLALKFIAQHGGLVIYHRQEGRNIGLLNKVNAYALQDQGRNTIEANLELGFGEDDRDYSVVEEILKDLNIKKLKLITNNPKKIEYIKSLGVDIVERIPAITKSNKFNEHYINTKKEQMGHMF from the coding sequence ATGAATATAGAAAAATCAAATATTGCTAACTTACCTACAAAATATGGAAAATTTAAAATAAGAGCTTATAAACAAAATAATCAAGAACATTTAGCAATCATGAGTCAAAATTTCGAAGAATTAGAGGCTCCATTTGTAAGAGTACATTCAGAATGTCTTACAGGAGATACACTAGGAAGTTTAAAATGTGATTGCCAAAATCAATTAGATTTGGCATTAAAATTTATAGCACAACATGGTGGATTAGTAATTTATCACAGACAAGAAGGAAGAAATATTGGACTTCTTAATAAAGTAAATGCGTATGCGTTGCAAGACCAAGGTAGAAATACAATTGAAGCAAATTTAGAACTTGGTTTTGGAGAAGATGATAGAGATTATAGTGTAGTTGAAGAGATATTAAAAGATTTAAATATTAAAAAATTAAAATTAATAACAAATAATCCTAAAAAAATAGAGTATATAAAATCACTTGGTGTTGATATTGTAGAAAGAATACCAGCTATTACAAAATCAAATAAATTTAATGAACATTATATTAATACAAAAAAAGAACAGATGGGACATATGTTTTAA
- the rsmG gene encoding 16S rRNA (guanine(527)-N(7))-methyltransferase RsmG, with protein MALKELLKDINIDNEFEQRCETFISLLQQWGKVHNLSGRLETEDIIENIEDSIYPLKFIENYESFADIGTGAGYPGLILAMANANAKAYLIEPRLKRVSFLNFVKNTLGLNNVEVIANRVEKIDNIKVDLITSRAVTNTKLLLDLTTNIKKDESAYLFYKGTLLEDEIQQVKINNYDVVNRKDRNYLYIKKGN; from the coding sequence ATGGCATTAAAAGAACTTTTAAAAGATATAAATATAGATAATGAGTTTGAACAAAGATGTGAAACTTTTATTTCATTGTTGCAACAATGGGGTAAAGTTCACAATCTTAGTGGAAGACTGGAAACAGAAGATATAATTGAAAACATTGAAGATTCTATTTATCCACTAAAATTTATTGAAAACTATGAAAGCTTTGCTGATATTGGAACAGGAGCAGGTTATCCTGGACTTATATTAGCTATGGCTAATGCAAATGCAAAGGCATATTTAATTGAACCTCGTTTAAAAAGAGTTTCTTTTTTAAATTTTGTAAAAAATACTTTAGGTCTTAATAATGTTGAAGTGATTGCAAATAGAGTAGAAAAAATCGATAATATAAAAGTTGATTTAATAACTTCAAGGGCAGTAACTAACACAAAACTTCTTTTAGATTTAACCACAAATATTAAAAAAGATGAAAGTGCTTATCTTTTTTATAAAGGAACTTTATTAGAAGATGAGATTCAACAAGTTAAAATAAACAATTATGATGTTGTGAATAGAAAAGATAGAAATTATCTTTATATTAAAAAAGGAAATTAA
- a CDS encoding sodium ion-translocating decarboxylase subunit beta, producing MNKKIMASMFLILFTIFSTSLFASDTHVVTEDSATEVKHEYKPKSITDLMASFYETTGINAILNPSDDVMTSEPNPADARIMTTFEQTWGRIIMFGIVIILFYLAIAKGFEPLLLLPIAFGGLLANIPLANMGGPHGMLGIIYNMGIANEFFPLLIFMGVGAMTDFSPLLANPKAAILGGAAQFGIFGSLVGAVALGFDLQTASAISIIGGADGPTSIFIANRLAPEMLGAIAVAAYSYMALVPVIQPPIMKALTTEAERKIKMPKLRKVHKLENLFLPILILFLAIMFLPESTPLIGAFAFGNFLKQSGVVERLSDTMQNSLINIVTIFLGLGVGSKLAADKFLVLETLGIMVIGLIAFAAGTAAGVLMAKIMNKFSSEESKVNPLIGAAGVSAVPMAARVVSKVGQEYDRSNVLLMHAMGPNVAGVIGSAVAAGVLLSIFK from the coding sequence ATGAATAAAAAAATTATGGCGTCAATGTTTTTGATTCTTTTTACTATTTTCTCAACTAGTCTTTTTGCTAGTGATACACATGTTGTTACTGAAGATAGTGCTACAGAAGTAAAACATGAATACAAGCCAAAATCAATTACAGATTTAATGGCATCATTTTATGAAACTACAGGTATAAATGCTATTTTAAACCCTAGTGATGATGTTATGACATCTGAGCCAAATCCAGCTGATGCTAGAATTATGACTACATTTGAGCAAACATGGGGAAGAATCATCATGTTTGGTATTGTAATTATATTATTTTATTTAGCAATTGCAAAAGGATTTGAACCATTACTATTATTACCTATTGCCTTTGGTGGATTACTTGCAAATATCCCATTAGCAAATATGGGTGGACCTCATGGAATGTTAGGAATTATCTATAACATGGGTATTGCAAATGAGTTCTTCCCTCTTCTTATTTTTATGGGAGTTGGGGCTATGACAGACTTTAGTCCATTATTAGCAAATCCAAAAGCAGCAATCTTAGGTGGTGCAGCACAATTTGGTATTTTTGGTTCACTTGTTGGTGCAGTTGCATTAGGATTTGATTTACAAACAGCTTCTGCTATTTCAATTATTGGTGGAGCTGATGGACCAACATCTATTTTTATTGCAAATAGACTAGCACCAGAAATGCTTGGAGCAATTGCAGTGGCGGCATATTCTTATATGGCCTTAGTTCCTGTAATTCAACCTCCAATTATGAAAGCGTTAACAACTGAAGCAGAAAGAAAAATTAAAATGCCTAAGTTAAGAAAAGTTCATAAACTAGAAAATCTTTTCTTACCAATTTTAATTTTATTCCTTGCAATAATGTTTTTACCGGAGTCTACTCCACTTATTGGAGCATTTGCATTTGGAAATTTCTTAAAACAATCAGGAGTTGTTGAGAGACTTTCTGATACAATGCAAAATTCATTGATAAATATTGTTACAATATTCTTAGGACTTGGAGTTGGTTCTAAACTTGCAGCAGATAAGTTTTTAGTTTTAGAAACTTTAGGAATTATGGTAATTGGTCTTATCGCATTTGCAGCAGGTACTGCAGCTGGTGTATTAATGGCAAAAATTATGAATAAATTCTCATCTGAAGAATCAAAAGTTAATCCACTTATTGGAGCTGCTGGAGTATCAGCTGTACCAATGGCCGCAAGAGTTGTAAGTAAAGTTGGACAAGAGTATGATAGATCAAATGTATTATTAATGCATGCTATGGGTCCTAATGTAGCTGGTGTTATCGGTTCTGCCGTTGCTGCTGGTGTACTTTTATCAATTTTTAAATAA